A single region of the Solwaraspora sp. WMMD406 genome encodes:
- a CDS encoding histidine kinase: MSRSSPDADVTAPDERPPSRPGPGLAVLTAVGQPVGTAIAASWQSGGVGIIGYALLVFSGLALADRHRFPRRNFLIVVAATLAYHLLDQPAGVTLLAPMIAASAARAAGHRWLVGVAAVTAYGIWVLVAGATPRQAMLAVALIVAAGLVTEIGTLVADRVREGVAEQRRLSEERQRRRATEQRLRIAAELHDVLGHHLSLINVRAGVGLHLMDRDPEQARAALEAIAQSSAEALREVRAMLDTLYPRGEAAPRAPAPGLDRLGELTDDAAVPTRTVIDGTARPLPAAVDRAAYRIVQEALTNVRRHAGPGAAATVTIGYRQDAVMLQIDDDGGGAGAPGPAASQAPAPAGNGITGMRERAAALGGEVTAGPAPDGIGGWRVRAHLPLDPDSSPEEVAS; this comes from the coding sequence ATGAGCCGGTCGAGCCCAGATGCCGACGTGACGGCACCCGACGAGCGACCGCCGTCGCGGCCCGGACCGGGCCTGGCGGTGCTGACCGCGGTCGGGCAGCCGGTCGGCACCGCGATCGCCGCCAGCTGGCAGTCCGGCGGCGTCGGGATCATCGGGTACGCGCTGCTGGTGTTCAGCGGGCTGGCGCTGGCCGACCGGCACCGGTTCCCGCGGCGCAACTTCCTGATCGTGGTCGCCGCGACCCTGGCGTACCACCTGCTGGACCAGCCGGCCGGGGTGACGCTGCTGGCACCGATGATCGCCGCGTCGGCGGCGCGCGCTGCCGGCCACCGCTGGCTCGTCGGGGTGGCGGCGGTGACGGCGTACGGCATCTGGGTGCTGGTCGCCGGGGCGACGCCGCGGCAGGCGATGCTGGCGGTGGCGCTGATCGTCGCCGCCGGGCTGGTCACCGAGATCGGCACCCTCGTCGCCGACCGGGTCCGCGAGGGCGTCGCGGAGCAGCGCCGGCTCTCCGAGGAGCGGCAGCGCCGCCGGGCCACCGAGCAACGGCTGCGGATCGCCGCCGAGCTGCACGACGTACTCGGGCATCATCTGTCGCTGATCAACGTACGGGCCGGGGTCGGTCTGCACCTGATGGACCGCGACCCGGAACAGGCCCGCGCGGCGTTGGAGGCGATCGCGCAGTCCAGCGCGGAGGCGTTGCGCGAGGTCCGCGCGATGCTCGACACGCTCTACCCGCGCGGCGAGGCCGCGCCGCGTGCCCCCGCGCCGGGGCTGGACCGGCTCGGCGAGCTGACCGACGACGCGGCGGTGCCGACCCGGACGGTGATCGACGGTACGGCCCGGCCGCTGCCGGCCGCCGTGGACCGGGCGGCGTACCGGATCGTGCAGGAGGCGTTGACCAACGTGCGGCGGCACGCCGGCCCGGGTGCCGCCGCCACCGTCACCATCGGATACCGACAGGATGCGGTGATGCTCCAGATCGATGACGACGGCGGCGGCGCCGGTGCGCCGGGGCCGGCTGCGTCCCAGGCTCCTGCTCCGGCTGGCAACGGGATCACCGGGATGCGGGAGCGGGCCGCCGCGCTGGGCGGCGAGGTGACCGCCGGTCCCGCGCCGGACGGCATCGGCGGTTGGCGGGTACGGGCCCACCTGCCGCTGGATCCTGACTCGTCGCCGGAGGAGGTTGCTTCGTGA
- a CDS encoding response regulator transcription factor: protein MIRVLLVDDQVLVRAGFRALLAAEPDIEVVGEAGDGAQAVRLAGQTRPDVVLMDIRMPGVDGLTATRQIAADPQLDEVRIIVLTTFELDEYVGEALRAGAAGFLVKNTQPAELIQGVRVVAAGDGLLSPSVTRRVIEQFAARTATPAAPRRLAELTDREREVVALVGTGLSNDEIAVRLVVSPATAKTHVSRAMVKLGARDRAQLVVFAYEAGLVRPGWLP, encoded by the coding sequence GTGATCCGGGTGCTGTTGGTCGACGATCAGGTGCTGGTCCGGGCCGGGTTCCGGGCACTGTTGGCGGCGGAGCCGGACATCGAGGTCGTCGGTGAGGCCGGCGACGGCGCGCAGGCGGTTCGGTTGGCCGGGCAGACCCGACCTGACGTGGTCCTGATGGACATCCGGATGCCCGGGGTGGACGGGTTGACCGCCACCCGCCAGATCGCCGCCGACCCGCAGCTGGACGAGGTACGGATCATCGTGCTGACCACGTTCGAGCTGGACGAGTACGTCGGCGAGGCGCTGCGCGCCGGGGCCGCCGGGTTCCTGGTGAAGAACACGCAGCCGGCCGAGCTGATCCAGGGGGTACGGGTGGTGGCAGCCGGAGATGGTCTGCTGTCGCCGAGCGTGACCCGGCGGGTGATCGAGCAGTTCGCCGCCCGGACGGCCACTCCGGCCGCGCCCCGGCGGCTGGCCGAGCTGACCGACCGGGAACGGGAGGTGGTGGCGTTGGTCGGCACCGGACTGTCCAACGACGAGATCGCCGTACGGCTGGTGGTCAGTCCGGCGACGGCGAAGACGCATGTGTCGCGGGCGATGGTGAAGCTCGGTGCCCGGGACCGCGCCCAGCTGGTCGTGTTCGCGTACGAGGCCGGCCTGGTCCGCCCCGGCTGGCTACCTTGA
- a CDS encoding Fic family protein has translation MIYAMPRLDGADRQVLHELDQMRADLRLQLRSTPRWAGQLRRSLFAAAIQGSNTIEHITISGSDARALVEQAPMSAETSDEVRQAVVGYRDAMTYVQQTPELDFFEYSQTLLSALHFMITKYQPAKWPGRYRTGGIFVTSADPLEPVYTGPDAERVSGLMGELVEWLRHGDLDAPAYARAAMAHLNLVSIHPWRDGNGRTARALHTLVLARTGELAAEFSSIEEWLGEQINTVQYYEALRSAQDGSFQPDRDAHPWLRFVLAAHHRQAQRVKRRSEWAVRLWNDLERLTEQKGLPGRVVSALYAAAAGELRRTTYQQDEGLSRDQAIRDVQALTRAGLLTPRGNATSRVYLPAGAVAEIAQAATAAVRGPGRDPYQ, from the coding sequence ATGATCTACGCGATGCCTCGGCTCGACGGCGCTGACCGGCAGGTCCTGCATGAGTTGGACCAGATGCGTGCCGACCTGCGGCTGCAGCTACGGTCCACCCCACGCTGGGCGGGCCAACTGCGGCGGAGCCTGTTCGCCGCCGCGATCCAGGGCTCGAACACCATCGAGCACATCACGATCAGCGGTTCGGACGCCCGAGCGCTCGTCGAGCAGGCACCCATGTCGGCGGAGACCAGCGACGAGGTCCGCCAGGCGGTCGTCGGCTACCGCGACGCGATGACGTACGTGCAGCAGACACCTGAGTTGGACTTCTTCGAATACTCGCAGACGCTGCTCTCGGCCTTGCACTTCATGATCACCAAGTATCAGCCGGCGAAGTGGCCTGGCCGTTATCGGACCGGCGGGATCTTCGTAACCAGTGCCGACCCGCTGGAGCCCGTGTACACCGGCCCGGACGCGGAACGGGTCTCCGGGCTGATGGGCGAACTGGTCGAATGGCTCCGCCACGGCGACCTCGACGCGCCGGCGTACGCGCGAGCGGCGATGGCACACCTGAACCTGGTCAGCATCCACCCCTGGCGCGACGGCAACGGGCGCACGGCCCGCGCCCTGCACACCCTCGTGCTGGCCCGCACCGGGGAACTCGCCGCCGAGTTCTCCTCGATCGAGGAGTGGCTGGGCGAGCAGATCAACACGGTCCAGTACTACGAGGCACTGCGGTCCGCTCAGGACGGCAGCTTCCAACCTGATCGCGACGCCCACCCCTGGCTGCGATTCGTCCTGGCGGCGCATCACCGGCAGGCGCAGCGGGTGAAACGGCGCTCCGAGTGGGCAGTTCGACTGTGGAACGATCTGGAACGCCTCACCGAGCAGAAGGGCCTGCCCGGACGGGTCGTCTCGGCGCTCTACGCCGCCGCCGCTGGCGAGCTACGGCGGACCACTTATCAGCAGGACGAAGGTCTCAGCCGCGACCAGGCCATCCGCGACGTCCAGGCGCTGACCCGCGCCGGACTGCTGACGCCGCGCGGCAACGCGACCTCCCGGGTCTATCTGCCGGCCGGGGCGGTGGCCGAGATCGCCCAGGCGGCGACCGCAGCAGTACGCGGGCCGGGGCGCGACCCCTACCAGTGA
- a CDS encoding VOC family protein, which translates to MKARIYVTSVFVDDQAKALAFYTDKLGFVPKTDFPVGEHRWLTVVGADAPDGVELLLEPDENPAAQAYKQALAEQGIPAASFAVDDVEEAYRTLQADGVTFIQTPTPMGPFVGAVLDDTCGNLIQLVSPA; encoded by the coding sequence ATGAAAGCCCGCATCTACGTGACCAGCGTCTTCGTCGACGACCAGGCCAAGGCGCTCGCCTTCTACACCGACAAACTCGGCTTCGTCCCCAAGACCGATTTTCCGGTCGGGGAACACCGGTGGCTCACCGTGGTCGGTGCCGACGCCCCGGACGGCGTCGAACTGCTGCTGGAGCCCGACGAGAACCCGGCCGCCCAGGCGTACAAGCAGGCGCTCGCCGAGCAGGGCATCCCGGCGGCCTCGTTCGCCGTGGACGACGTCGAGGAGGCCTACCGGACGCTGCAGGCCGACGGGGTCACCTTCATCCAGACCCCCACGCCGATGGGCCCGTTCGTCGGCGCGGTACTCGACGACACCTGCGGCAATCTCATCCAGCTGGTCAGCCCGGCGTGA
- a CDS encoding metalloregulator ArsR/SmtB family transcription factor: MAVLYRALADPTRRRIMDELARKGGMSLFEICTRLLTEHGTTSTRQAISQHLAVLEEAGLVRSERVGRTKLHYLDTRPLRSITERWPLSDEEKT, from the coding sequence GTGGCGGTCCTTTACCGGGCACTCGCGGACCCGACCCGGCGGCGGATCATGGACGAGCTCGCCCGCAAGGGCGGGATGAGCCTGTTCGAGATCTGCACCCGCCTGCTCACCGAACACGGCACCACCTCCACCCGGCAGGCGATCTCGCAGCACCTGGCCGTGCTGGAGGAGGCCGGACTCGTCCGCTCCGAACGGGTCGGCCGCACCAAGCTCCACTACCTCGACACCCGGCCGCTGCGCTCGATCACCGAGCGGTGGCCGCTCAGCGATGAGGAGAAGACATGA
- a CDS encoding choice-of-anchor M domain-containing protein has product MDDGVLALGTKADVAEGTGTRFDDDDVWFHIDDDAARPVPAGYEFIAAAGEQVWIAPESNPGGGQLWPGFSTESVPAGAVSGDQTTFTLSGFDGPGDVELFRTGSFGTPTRLWSSDEDHKTFSVGRTHMHANWAFTAAGTYRLTVIATATAGATPMAATATYTFVVGDLPEVVSTSTALTASATALRVGEPVTLTGTVTPAETDGYVEFRDGGTVLGHAPVDNGSAELVVPDLAVGAHPLTASFVPAVGNLAGGSTSASVAVTVTDDSGVEFGIAGIAESYQPGDLLQARVVGATAVTIHVDDHGAAPRQQVTVTGETSVAVGDVATFTAEVSTATVLTSYQWFEKAPDAAEATPIPGATGREYSFTVTAGHHSRELIVAVVTPTGQIAYGPSASVTLAVDDSGGGVGATSQEVIAAVPDGTLVISVDANDQVLMSDFALSAEADRWVSTGELRPVRVTDARASAPGWTASGQVSDFVADTQTLSGRFLGWTPRVVSQPGVGAVTAGESVAPAFDSGRGLLDSSPLAIGAVGARGTSELGAGLRIEAPTDVAAGTYVATITFTAI; this is encoded by the coding sequence CTGGACGACGGCGTCCTCGCCCTCGGCACCAAGGCCGACGTCGCCGAAGGCACCGGCACCCGGTTCGACGACGACGACGTCTGGTTCCACATCGACGACGACGCGGCCCGACCCGTACCCGCCGGTTACGAGTTCATCGCCGCCGCCGGCGAGCAGGTCTGGATCGCGCCGGAGTCGAACCCGGGCGGCGGGCAGCTCTGGCCCGGCTTCTCGACCGAGTCGGTGCCGGCCGGCGCGGTCTCCGGCGACCAGACGACCTTCACGCTGAGCGGGTTCGACGGGCCTGGCGACGTCGAGCTCTTCCGCACCGGGTCGTTCGGCACTCCGACCCGGCTGTGGTCCTCCGACGAGGATCACAAGACGTTCAGCGTCGGCCGTACCCACATGCACGCCAACTGGGCGTTCACCGCAGCTGGCACCTACCGGCTCACCGTCATCGCCACGGCCACCGCCGGTGCCACCCCGATGGCCGCCACCGCCACCTACACGTTCGTGGTCGGTGACCTGCCGGAGGTCGTGAGTACCTCCACCGCGCTGACGGCGTCGGCGACCGCGCTGCGGGTGGGCGAGCCGGTCACCCTGACCGGGACGGTGACCCCAGCGGAAACCGACGGGTACGTGGAGTTCCGCGACGGCGGCACCGTGCTCGGCCACGCGCCGGTCGACAATGGCTCGGCCGAGCTCGTCGTACCGGATCTGGCGGTCGGGGCACACCCGCTCACCGCGTCCTTCGTGCCCGCGGTCGGCAACCTCGCCGGGGGTTCCACCTCGGCGTCGGTGGCGGTCACCGTCACCGACGACTCCGGCGTCGAGTTCGGCATCGCCGGCATCGCCGAGTCGTACCAGCCCGGTGACCTGCTCCAGGCCCGAGTGGTCGGAGCCACCGCGGTGACGATCCACGTCGACGACCACGGTGCGGCGCCGCGTCAGCAGGTGACCGTCACCGGGGAGACGTCGGTGGCCGTCGGCGACGTCGCGACCTTCACCGCCGAGGTGTCGACCGCGACCGTGCTGACCAGCTACCAGTGGTTCGAGAAGGCGCCGGACGCGGCCGAGGCCACCCCGATCCCGGGCGCGACCGGCCGCGAGTACTCGTTCACCGTCACCGCCGGGCACCACAGTCGCGAACTCATTGTCGCGGTGGTGACACCCACCGGCCAGATCGCGTACGGGCCGTCGGCATCGGTCACCCTCGCCGTCGACGATTCCGGCGGCGGGGTCGGCGCGACGAGCCAGGAGGTCATCGCCGCGGTGCCGGACGGCACCCTGGTGATCAGCGTCGACGCCAACGACCAGGTGCTGATGAGCGACTTCGCGCTCAGCGCCGAGGCCGACCGCTGGGTGTCGACCGGTGAACTGCGTCCGGTACGGGTCACCGACGCCCGGGCGTCGGCACCGGGCTGGACCGCTTCCGGCCAGGTCAGCGACTTCGTCGCCGATACGCAGACGCTCTCCGGCCGGTTCCTCGGCTGGACGCCGCGCGTGGTGTCGCAGCCCGGTGTCGGTGCGGTGACGGCCGGTGAGAGCGTCGCTCCGGCCTTCGACTCCGGCCGGGGCCTGCTGGACAGCAGCCCGCTCGCGATCGGTGCCGTCGGTGCCCGGGGGACCAGTGAGCTCGGTGCCGGCCTGCGGATCGAGGCACCGACCGACGTGGCTGCCGGCACCTACGTCGCCACGATCACCTTCACCGCGATCTGA
- a CDS encoding TIGR03086 family metal-binding protein yields the protein MAIDFVPLYEQASRRFCDLVARVGAEQWGAPTPCSEWDVRALVDHVVRGNLAVVPVLDGIPLADLGRLDIARPDVDVLGADPLTAVRRSVDVAVEAFAQPGVLDTVVHHPVGDLRGRRLAGLCFTDNLVHGWDLAQAIGVDVTLDPMLVEAAHAFFAPVADSLPTGHFAAPPEVGPTTDRQTELLALLGRDARASSWAR from the coding sequence ATGGCTATCGACTTCGTCCCTCTCTACGAGCAGGCCAGCCGCCGCTTTTGTGACCTGGTCGCGCGGGTCGGCGCCGAGCAGTGGGGCGCCCCCACGCCGTGCTCCGAGTGGGACGTACGGGCGCTGGTCGACCACGTGGTGCGGGGCAACCTCGCGGTGGTCCCGGTGCTCGACGGCATCCCCCTCGCCGACCTCGGCAGGCTCGACATCGCCCGGCCGGACGTCGACGTGCTGGGTGCCGATCCGCTCACGGCGGTCCGCCGCTCGGTCGACGTCGCGGTCGAGGCGTTCGCCCAACCCGGGGTGCTCGACACCGTCGTGCACCACCCGGTCGGCGACCTGCGGGGTCGAAGGCTGGCCGGACTGTGCTTCACCGACAACCTGGTGCACGGCTGGGACCTCGCACAGGCGATCGGCGTCGACGTGACCCTCGACCCGATGCTGGTCGAAGCCGCCCACGCGTTCTTCGCGCCGGTCGCGGACTCCCTGCCGACCGGGCACTTCGCGGCACCGCCGGAGGTGGGGCCCACCACGGACCGCCAGACCGAGCTGCTCGCCCTGCTGGGTCGGGACGCGCGGGCGTCGAGCTGGGCGCGTTGA
- a CDS encoding TetR/AcrR family transcriptional regulator → MARDTRERLLRTARDLVHGTSLAEVSIEDVCAGAGVHRGSLYHFFPSKDALGLAVLDLNWSMVRAVLDEAFQAEVEPLARIDRSIDGFARMLGLMREKMGTTPGCPLGNLTAELSTQPGPGRDRAQDVLRAWARYFGDAIREAQARGQLARTIDPEAAALRVLAYLQGMALLAKVYDDPTLVATARAAVRALIDQTD, encoded by the coding sequence ATGGCGAGAGACACCCGCGAGCGCCTGCTGCGCACGGCACGCGACCTCGTGCACGGCACTTCGCTGGCCGAGGTGAGCATCGAGGACGTCTGCGCGGGTGCTGGCGTCCACCGGGGCAGCCTCTACCACTTCTTCCCATCGAAGGACGCGCTCGGCTTGGCGGTGCTCGACCTCAACTGGTCGATGGTGCGGGCCGTGCTGGACGAGGCGTTCCAGGCCGAGGTCGAGCCACTCGCCCGCATCGACCGCTCCATCGATGGGTTCGCCCGGATGCTCGGGTTGATGCGCGAGAAGATGGGCACGACACCCGGCTGCCCGCTGGGCAACCTCACCGCCGAGTTGTCCACCCAGCCAGGGCCGGGCCGCGACCGTGCACAGGACGTCCTGCGCGCCTGGGCCCGCTACTTCGGCGACGCCATCCGGGAGGCTCAGGCCCGTGGTCAGCTGGCCCGGACCATCGACCCGGAGGCGGCGGCGCTGCGCGTCCTGGCTTACCTGCAGGGCATGGCGCTGCTGGCGAAGGTCTACGACGATCCGACTCTCGTGGCGACCGCCCGCGCCGCCGTCCGGGCACTCATCGACCAAACCGACTGA